In Vigna angularis cultivar LongXiaoDou No.4 chromosome 8, ASM1680809v1, whole genome shotgun sequence, one DNA window encodes the following:
- the LOC108345939 gene encoding uncharacterized protein LOC108345939 has product MPVVTEHMKWRRPRNQFGCPISETDPNPQIPSTIQSSHTKFTISSLLSSFSTSNETTHVRDQNSTKNSKKFSTASFRGLGCTVRASQKVSVPTVIRSSADWEGKRNRKKKHKRNGNSSSNKTCDGVVDDVSGGTCVDFQDVWCGPGIGFSTDAAAAAASVDCVVARKDVSARGKLDVVERERSSYFGRRIVKPENFSFLDDESDIFTARTGLDPFGTARFYRHVPHPSPDGLPEIMIIRGRRIIMGGRFNSHDQFRDWRLDVDNMSYEQLLELGERIGHVSTGLKEDEMGHNIRKVKLSSSNDASKHQEDKKCSVCQEEYEAGDELGKLKCDHSYHFQCIKQWLVHKNFCPVCKQEVVVRP; this is encoded by the exons ATGCCTGTTGTGACTGAACACATGAAATGGAGAAGACCAAGAAACCAATTCGGATGCCCCATTTCAGAAACTGATCCAAACCCTCAAATCCCTTCTACAATTCAATCATCTCACACCAAATTCACCATCTCCTCTCTCTTATCTTCATTCTCCACCTCTAATGAAACCACACATGTCAGAGACCAAAACAGCaccaaaaacagcaaaaaattCTCTACAGCAAGCTTCAGAGGACTCGGTTGCACTGTCAGAGCATCACAGAAGGTTTCTGTGCCCACGGTGATCCGGTCCTCGGCGGATTGGGAAGGAAAGAGGAACAGGAAGAAAAAGCACAAGAGGAACGGTAACAGTAGCAGTAACAAGACATGTGATGGGGTTGTTGATGATGTTTCTGGTGGAACATGTGTGGATTTTCAGGATGTTTGGTGTGGTCCCGGTATTGGGTTCTCAACAgatgctgctgctgctgctgcatcTGTGGACTGTGTTGTGGCTAGGAAGGATGTTTCTGCAAGAGGAAAACTTGATGTGGTGGAGAGGGAG CGTTCATCTTACTTTGGAAGGCGCATTGTAAAGCCAGAAAATTTCTCTTTTCTGGATGATGAATCTGATATCTTCACAGCACGTACTGGGTTAGACCCTTTTGGAACTGCTAGATTCTATCGCCACGTTCCACATCCTTCTCCTGATGGTCTTCCTGAG ATAATGATAATCCGAGGAAGAAGAATAATAATGGGGGGTCGCTTTAACTCGCACGACCAATTTAGAGACTGGAGACTTGATGTTGATAACATGTCATACGAG CAATTGCTTGAGCTGGGTGAGAGAATAGGTCATGTCAGCACTGGACTCAAAGAAGATGAGATGGGACACAACATAAGAAAAGTTAAACTTTCAAGTTCAAATGATGCATCAAAGCATCAAGAAGACAAAAAGTGCAGTGTTTGTCAG GAGGAGTATGAAGCAGGTGATGAGTTGGGGAAATTGAAGTGTGATCACAGCTATCACTTTCAGTGTATAAAACAGTGGCTTGTGCATAAAAACTTCTGTCCAGTTTGTAAGCAAGAAGTTGTGGTTCGACCCTAA